In Desulfitobacterium chlororespirans DSM 11544, one DNA window encodes the following:
- a CDS encoding N-acetylmuramoyl-L-alanine amidase: MHWKRVSSLLIALVLFLNCSPLTVLGAEISETAAESAHAGAMTTRLYGKDRTDTSIAASQQGWTTSETVILNELNNYADAISATPLAVGLDAPVLLTYGAHLDPRVKEELKRLEAKKVILLGGNGRLSTYLEKELTDLNYEWERIGGADRYETSALIAEKVPSDTMILVNGDDFPDALSAASYAGIQQIPILLMSNPEFPQSVSEYYQKHKPSQVIVVGGDGVVPAQLLEEQNIPLSLRLGGQDRYESAAELYEYAQTQNVYDANQLYLASGQHYPDAMVGTVLAAKNNSALLITKSYTLPESIAPIFSPDKIAAMEVFILGGTGVVSGKIQAELEGKDFIKNLLIGKTVVVDPGHGSPDPGAIGPGGSQEKDNNLAIARYLAVELEAAGAKVVLTRNDDNSPAYAPGTPYTQRGDLQKRVDIANENNADLFISIHNDSWQTAQGTTTFYSSENPSGSPSYKLAQYIQSELTQEIGTKNLGVKDSRLYVLRNNTMPAVLVEVAFISHPTEEKQLSDNIFREKAAQGISQGIQAYIRYLERV, translated from the coding sequence ATGCATTGGAAACGAGTTTCTTCTTTATTAATTGCTTTGGTTCTTTTCTTAAATTGTTCTCCTTTAACAGTTTTAGGGGCCGAAATCTCCGAAACTGCTGCCGAGTCTGCACATGCAGGAGCCATGACCACAAGGCTTTATGGCAAGGATCGGACGGACACTTCTATCGCCGCATCCCAACAAGGGTGGACGACCTCAGAAACCGTCATTCTTAATGAATTAAATAATTATGCTGATGCTATTTCCGCTACTCCCCTGGCGGTTGGACTGGATGCGCCGGTTCTTCTGACCTATGGCGCTCATCTTGATCCCCGGGTCAAAGAGGAATTAAAGCGCCTGGAGGCCAAAAAAGTGATTCTCCTGGGCGGAAATGGGCGGTTATCCACTTATCTGGAGAAAGAACTTACTGACCTCAATTATGAGTGGGAAAGAATTGGCGGAGCGGATCGCTATGAAACATCGGCTCTTATTGCGGAAAAGGTTCCCAGTGATACCATGATTCTGGTCAATGGGGACGATTTCCCTGACGCCCTTTCCGCGGCGTCCTATGCTGGAATCCAACAGATCCCTATTCTTTTGATGTCCAACCCTGAATTTCCCCAAAGTGTATCTGAATATTATCAAAAGCATAAACCCTCCCAGGTCATTGTCGTGGGGGGAGATGGCGTGGTTCCCGCTCAATTGCTTGAGGAACAGAATATCCCTTTAAGCCTTCGCTTGGGAGGACAGGACCGCTACGAATCGGCGGCTGAGCTCTACGAGTATGCTCAAACTCAAAACGTCTATGATGCAAACCAGCTTTATCTGGCTTCAGGTCAGCACTATCCCGACGCCATGGTAGGAACCGTTCTTGCTGCCAAGAATAATTCGGCCCTGCTTATTACGAAAAGTTATACTTTGCCTGAGTCCATCGCTCCGATTTTTAGCCCGGATAAGATTGCCGCTATGGAGGTCTTTATTCTGGGGGGCACAGGTGTGGTTTCGGGGAAAATTCAGGCTGAACTCGAAGGCAAAGACTTTATTAAGAACTTGCTGATTGGCAAAACGGTGGTTGTGGATCCCGGTCATGGCTCTCCGGATCCGGGAGCCATCGGACCCGGCGGCTCCCAAGAGAAGGATAATAATTTGGCTATTGCCCGGTATTTGGCCGTGGAGCTGGAGGCGGCCGGAGCCAAGGTGGTCTTGACCCGCAACGATGATAACTCTCCGGCTTATGCTCCGGGAACACCCTACACGCAAAGAGGAGACCTGCAAAAACGTGTGGATATAGCCAATGAAAACAATGCGGATCTCTTCATCAGTATTCATAATGACTCTTGGCAAACAGCCCAGGGCACGACGACCTTCTACTCCTCGGAGAACCCCAGTGGTTCGCCAAGCTACAAACTGGCCCAATATATTCAAAGCGAGCTAACCCAGGAGATTGGCACCAAAAATCTTGGTGTTAAGGATTCGCGGCTTTATGTGCTGCGGAACAATACCATGCCGGCAGTTCTGGTGGAAGTAGCTTTTATCTCCCACCCGACCGAGGAGAAACAGCTCAGTGACAACATTTTTAGAGAAAAAGCCGCTCAGGGAATAAGTCAAGGGATTCAAGCTTATATCCGTTACCTTGAAAGAGTTTAA
- a CDS encoding DUF4440 domain-containing protein, producing the protein MDSVEEHIWQLEKDLLASQVRKSAQRISDLLAHNFIEFCSNGSEYHYKNGDVFQEQDDNKELCWQIKDFRIEHLSDGCLLALYRVIKHNEPDENKRYSLRSSIWKRMDGKWKMVFHQGTFTTKFDT; encoded by the coding sequence ATGGATTCTGTTGAAGAACATATATGGCAGCTGGAGAAGGATTTATTAGCATCGCAGGTAAGAAAATCAGCACAAAGGATAAGCGATCTATTAGCACATAATTTTATCGAGTTCTGCAGCAATGGCAGTGAATATCATTATAAAAATGGTGATGTATTTCAAGAGCAGGATGATAATAAAGAACTATGTTGGCAGATTAAAGACTTTAGAATAGAACATTTATCAGATGGTTGTCTATTGGCGCTGTATAGGGTAATAAAGCATAACGAGCCGGATGAAAATAAAAGATATTCATTACGCAGTTCAATATGGAAGCGTATGGATGGGAAATGGAAAATGGTTTTTCATCAAGGAACATTCACGACTAAGTTTGATACATGA
- a CDS encoding BlaI/MecI/CopY family transcriptional regulator, giving the protein MEEFKLFDAEYKFLDIIWRLEPINSTELTKVCREKLGWKKPTTYTMLRKLAERGLLKNENATVTTLVKREQVQKYESEVLLEKSFDNSLPAFLAAFLKDKRLSRQEAEEIKKMIEEAAQ; this is encoded by the coding sequence GTGGAAGAATTTAAACTGTTTGATGCGGAGTATAAATTCCTCGATATTATTTGGAGGCTTGAGCCTATCAATTCAACGGAATTGACCAAGGTCTGCCGGGAAAAGCTGGGCTGGAAAAAACCGACCACCTATACCATGCTGCGCAAGCTTGCTGAGCGAGGGTTATTAAAAAACGAAAATGCCACGGTGACTACCCTCGTTAAACGGGAGCAGGTGCAAAAGTACGAAAGTGAGGTGCTCTTGGAAAAGTCTTTCGATAATTCTCTGCCCGCTTTTTTAGCGGCCTTCCTCAAAGATAAGCGGCTCTCCCGGCAGGAGGCCGAGGAGATCAAGAAGATGATCGAGGAGGCGGCGCAATGA
- a CDS encoding DUF5301 domain-containing protein, with protein MSGLLSSLQLSSSLHNALATVLSMSLTATYVAAVVILVRLFLKKAPKIFAYALWSVVLFRLLCPFSLPSDFSLLGVVTANLQTQAGVLEYVPESRGMMPQPTIPSGDAGFEQGVKHPAAAASPPSSAITTITTGEPLAVGMEVLSVIWLVGMVILLSYSVLSYLKTKRLLQTATLVKDNIYESDRLSTAFVFGFIRPKIYVPLGVSGSDLDYILVHEQTHIKRKDYLLKPLAFSALTLHWFNPVMWLSFVLMSRDMEMSCDESVLRRIGGEGKGEYAKSLLTLSVKRSGLFTLSPLAFGESHVKSRVKNILNYKKPGFWVVTLLAIAVGGMVFTLLVNPVDKEPDLSFLNPDNLASLLVQREGAQINEAGYPSPIIVSSVELGKWLDKAANDWKEKKFSFSYELTPSITIQVNGDNEIHFFEAEPTLAMIQSGEQYRYYAIPKEDFQVIQKLSLLGYPKIQSVTMSKWEKGEEVASVTSTDSTILEMAVHLAQEEKYSPFLFRYTSVNDTPTVSDYMRIIMEGPSVAYTYFLYTEDGKNYAIEKPYERINKINPDTAQAIIGLLAKAEDRSQDYIRAHPDDYERILKYGGEELMEIQLENLTKHLQKNGVTNPIIVKPSESSL; from the coding sequence ATGAGTGGCTTACTGAGCAGTTTGCAACTGAGCAGCAGCTTACATAATGCCTTGGCAACGGTTTTGAGTATGAGCCTTACGGCCACCTATGTGGCGGCAGTGGTCATCCTTGTTCGTCTTTTCTTAAAAAAAGCCCCGAAAATTTTCGCCTATGCCTTATGGTCGGTGGTTCTGTTCCGGCTGCTTTGTCCTTTTTCATTGCCTTCGGATTTCAGTCTTCTGGGAGTAGTCACTGCAAATCTGCAGACTCAAGCCGGTGTCCTGGAATATGTTCCGGAGAGTAGAGGCATGATGCCCCAGCCCACCATTCCCTCCGGTGATGCCGGGTTTGAGCAGGGAGTTAAGCATCCGGCGGCTGCAGCTTCGCCCCCATCCTCAGCTATAACCACTATAACCACCGGGGAGCCCCTGGCGGTGGGGATGGAGGTTTTAAGCGTGATCTGGCTGGTCGGTATGGTGATCCTGCTTTCTTATAGTGTCCTTTCCTATCTGAAAACGAAACGACTGCTGCAAACGGCTACTCTGGTTAAAGATAATATTTATGAATCTGATCGGCTGAGTACAGCTTTTGTCTTTGGGTTTATTCGTCCGAAGATTTATGTGCCTCTGGGTGTAAGCGGGTCTGATCTGGATTATATCCTGGTCCATGAACAAACCCACATCAAAAGAAAGGACTATCTCCTCAAACCTCTGGCTTTCTCAGCTCTTACTCTCCATTGGTTTAATCCTGTGATGTGGCTGTCATTTGTCCTGATGAGCCGTGATATGGAGATGTCCTGTGATGAAAGTGTGCTGAGAAGGATAGGGGGAGAAGGGAAGGGTGAGTATGCCAAGTCACTGCTGACACTTTCCGTAAAAAGAAGCGGACTTTTTACCTTGAGCCCCTTGGCCTTTGGGGAAAGCCATGTCAAATCAAGAGTTAAAAATATCCTTAATTACAAGAAGCCCGGTTTTTGGGTTGTGACTCTTTTAGCCATTGCCGTGGGTGGTATGGTATTCACTCTTTTGGTCAACCCTGTCGATAAGGAACCGGACCTGTCTTTCCTCAATCCGGATAATCTGGCCTCCCTCCTTGTACAGAGAGAAGGGGCGCAGATTAACGAAGCGGGTTATCCTTCCCCCATCATCGTGTCCAGTGTGGAGTTGGGAAAATGGCTGGATAAGGCAGCGAATGATTGGAAGGAAAAAAAGTTCTCTTTCTCTTATGAGCTGACACCTTCCATTACGATTCAGGTTAATGGGGATAACGAGATTCACTTTTTTGAAGCGGAACCGACTCTGGCGATGATTCAATCCGGTGAACAATACCGTTACTATGCCATTCCTAAAGAAGATTTCCAAGTTATTCAGAAACTATCTTTGCTCGGCTATCCTAAGATCCAAAGCGTGACCATGTCAAAATGGGAAAAAGGGGAAGAGGTTGCTTCCGTGACCAGCACAGACAGCACGATTTTGGAGATGGCGGTACACCTGGCTCAGGAAGAAAAATATTCACCTTTTCTCTTCAGGTACACCAGTGTAAATGATACGCCAACTGTGAGTGATTATATGCGCATCATTATGGAAGGTCCGAGTGTTGCCTATACTTATTTTCTCTACACCGAGGATGGGAAGAACTATGCTATCGAAAAACCCTATGAACGCATCAATAAAATCAATCCGGATACAGCCCAAGCTATTATCGGCTTGTTGGCGAAGGCTGAGGACAGGTCCCAGGATTATATCCGTGCCCATCCGGATGATTATGAGAGAATTCTTAAATATGGCGGGGAAGAGCTCATGGAGATTCAGCTTGAGAACTTAACTAAACATTTGCAGAAAAACGGCGTAACCAATCCGATAATCGTCAAGCCTAGTGAGTCATCCCTTTAA
- a CDS encoding pyridoxamine 5'-phosphate oxidase family protein, with protein MQNRMKHFQLTKEEIDTLLERVDIGRFGTVRGDGYPYVTAMHFVYYNGTIYMHGLPKGLKLDNVKANPKVCFEVDELLGLQPGEAAACDTEAIYNSVVVMGTAHILEDIPYKREVLNRLVEKYTPQFAGKELPENMVKGTAVIELQIKECTGKYHK; from the coding sequence ATGCAAAACAGGATGAAACATTTTCAATTAACCAAAGAGGAGATTGACACACTCCTGGAAAGAGTGGATATTGGACGCTTCGGAACAGTCCGCGGGGACGGATATCCTTATGTCACTGCCATGCATTTTGTCTACTATAACGGAACTATTTATATGCACGGACTGCCCAAGGGATTAAAACTCGACAATGTGAAGGCTAATCCAAAGGTCTGCTTTGAAGTGGATGAGTTGTTGGGATTGCAGCCAGGCGAAGCGGCGGCCTGCGATACAGAGGCCATTTACAACAGCGTGGTGGTGATGGGAACCGCACATATTCTCGAAGATATCCCTTATAAACGCGAGGTTCTGAACAGATTGGTTGAAAAATATACGCCGCAGTTTGCTGGTAAGGAGCTTCCGGAGAATATGGTGAAAGGTACTGCGGTGATTGAACTACAGATTAAGGAATGTACCGGAAAATATCATAAATAA
- a CDS encoding DUF1848 domain-containing protein, with amino-acid sequence MILNISGRTDIVNHYSDWLFRRFEEGYVFSRNSLFPNSVRRYELTSDKIDCLIFGSKNYAPVLQRIHEITERFHTYFYYTITAYGRDVEPGVPDIDTSIATLLKLSEIVGARRVAWRYDPVLLTSDYTVARHLETFDYIADRLAGHIDRCIFSFVEMYKKHEINFPELIALRDEDKDKIARGLGAIAAKYGIHLQTCGPEENYAQYGIETSGCVTLDILGRANDIQFRELKHRGFREGCHCMESRDIGALNSCPNGCKYCYANKNAQLPRENYLLHDPESPLLIGQLKPSDNLQQGLQKSFLKQGHQA; translated from the coding sequence ATGATTCTTAACATCAGCGGGCGGACGGATATTGTCAACCATTATTCAGACTGGCTTTTCAGACGATTTGAGGAGGGTTACGTCTTCTCCCGCAACTCTCTGTTTCCCAATTCGGTGCGGCGTTATGAATTGACATCGGATAAAATTGATTGCCTTATCTTCGGGTCAAAAAACTATGCCCCCGTTCTCCAGCGCATCCATGAGATCACGGAGCGGTTCCACACCTATTTTTACTATACCATTACGGCTTATGGGCGGGATGTTGAACCAGGGGTGCCGGATATCGATACAAGTATCGCCACCCTTTTAAAGCTGTCGGAAATTGTCGGTGCCCGGCGCGTTGCCTGGCGATATGATCCCGTGCTTTTGACCAGTGACTACACCGTAGCGCGGCATCTGGAAACCTTTGATTATATCGCCGATCGCCTGGCGGGGCATATTGACCGCTGTATTTTCAGTTTTGTGGAAATGTACAAGAAGCATGAAATCAACTTTCCGGAACTGATTGCTTTGCGGGACGAAGATAAAGATAAAATAGCCCGGGGATTGGGAGCAATTGCGGCAAAGTATGGTATTCACCTGCAGACCTGTGGCCCGGAGGAAAACTATGCTCAGTACGGCATTGAAACCTCCGGATGTGTTACTTTGGATATATTAGGCCGGGCAAACGACATCCAGTTTCGCGAGCTTAAGCATAGAGGGTTTCGCGAGGGCTGTCACTGTATGGAAAGCCGTGACATTGGAGCACTTAACAGCTGTCCCAACGGTTGTAAATATTGCTACGCCAATAAAAACGCTCAGTTGCCCCGGGAAAACTATCTGCTGCATGACCCGGAATCTCCCCTGCTAATCGGGCAACTGAAACCCAGCGACAACTTGCAGCAGGGGTTGCAGAAAAGCTTCCTGAAGCAGGGGCATCAGGCTTAG
- a CDS encoding PucR family transcriptional regulator: MNKQFSVPDYMQELVMASGQGLDLLTHTLAKVINRPVLVSTSAYKLVASSSHYDCEFLQVELDDPQSHSESLFLCYISAGTFKVRAIGRAIAPLGRVIGYIFILSDEDNPDKEAIQPLLDYTSSLYAVHLQSRLELKQEQSKFKNAFLYDLLYGNLKRSEDIIATGEIWGWNFQCPHTVMVFLLPDPDHHNSDHHHPKHHLMDFLSRIIEQTFIDNYYKNPALILRQNELVILIPLQADKPALQKGEILGFAEKISSQIKTTELNNLVTCGVGQVYSDSTELFRSYQEAKVAFEMGKLLEIPVPFFSELGLERILYKHDLQDLKEYYLHVLGELHKQDDPESSLIALLESFAENQFDVNKTAKAIFMHPNTLRYRLNKIENILGKPLTDNHTRLDIMAALKIKRLHTIEKLLA; encoded by the coding sequence ATGAACAAGCAATTTTCAGTTCCGGATTATATGCAAGAATTGGTCATGGCTTCAGGACAGGGACTGGATCTTCTGACCCATACTTTAGCAAAGGTCATTAATCGGCCTGTACTGGTTTCAACCTCTGCTTATAAACTGGTTGCCTCCTCTTCACACTATGATTGCGAATTCTTACAAGTTGAATTGGATGACCCCCAGAGCCACAGCGAAAGCCTTTTTCTCTGTTACATCTCTGCGGGTACTTTTAAGGTACGTGCCATAGGTCGTGCTATTGCTCCCCTTGGCCGCGTCATTGGCTATATTTTCATTCTTAGTGATGAAGATAATCCGGATAAAGAAGCCATTCAACCCCTGCTGGATTATACATCATCACTCTATGCCGTCCACCTTCAGAGCCGATTAGAGCTTAAACAAGAGCAGAGCAAGTTTAAGAATGCCTTTCTCTATGATCTTCTCTACGGGAACCTCAAGCGCAGCGAAGATATCATTGCCACCGGCGAGATATGGGGCTGGAATTTTCAATGCCCCCATACGGTTATGGTTTTTCTCCTTCCTGATCCTGATCATCATAATTCGGATCATCATCATCCAAAGCATCATCTTATGGACTTTCTCTCCCGCATCATAGAGCAAACTTTTATCGATAATTATTATAAAAATCCGGCACTCATCCTCCGCCAAAATGAACTGGTGATCCTCATTCCCCTGCAGGCAGATAAACCTGCTTTACAAAAGGGAGAAATACTTGGTTTTGCTGAAAAAATCTCTTCTCAAATCAAAACCACAGAATTAAATAATTTAGTAACTTGTGGAGTAGGACAGGTCTATTCTGACTCTACCGAGCTCTTTCGCAGTTATCAGGAAGCTAAAGTGGCTTTTGAAATGGGCAAGCTATTGGAAATACCTGTTCCCTTCTTCAGTGAACTGGGCTTGGAACGAATCCTGTATAAACATGATCTCCAGGATTTAAAAGAATACTATCTCCATGTTCTGGGGGAATTGCACAAACAAGATGATCCGGAAAGTTCCCTGATCGCCCTCCTGGAGAGCTTTGCCGAGAACCAGTTTGACGTAAACAAAACCGCCAAAGCCATCTTCATGCACCCCAATACTCTGCGCTACCGCTTAAATAAAATTGAAAACATCTTAGGTAAACCATTGACGGATAACCATACCCGCCTGGATATCATGGCAGCTCTTAAAATTAAGCGGCTTCACACTATTGAAAAGTTATTGGCTTAA
- a CDS encoding molybdopterin-dependent oxidoreductase produces MSSFLKKVTDKTISRRNFLKATAAGTAGLALTGCGSVLAPAGGKVNGLGEEQGEWIPAACWHNCGGRCLNKALVVDGVVMRQKTDDTHEDSPDYPQQRGCLRGRSQRQQVFGADRLKYPMKRKHWQPGGGDKSLRGQDEWERISWDEALAYIADELKRVKKDYGNRSILHIGGWSSRITDISRTLGLFGGYCEYWNTNSFGSWAMTPKTVGFMQLGVWDQTVNDRFDLRNCETIIMLSMNPAWSAMGSSSWHYRQAKKAGAKFIGIDPFFNATYSMLGAQWVPVRPSTDAALLLAIAYVLITKDHPTLNPLLDWEFLNKCAVGFDAEHMPQGEDPKGNFKDYVLGTYDGIPKTPAWASEICGVAEDQIEQLALEFRKDKKVAFICGMASGRTRNSDNLPQLIMTIGAMTGHMGKSGHMTGSTMHATSGNGGPALVCAGSNGLPGIPNPVDDSINAGQVWDAILNGKYNFTGSGDFTSADQYQPGVERDIDIRIIYHSGGATLQTSDGMSKGIEAHRKVDLVVSHSQFVTTNSKYADIVLPVTTEWEKIGGFSGGTLVHSGNREMIIMYSQISEPLYEARSDQWIAIELAKKLGIDEKAAFPFDEKQQFFNALASTTVVNEDGKSFGPLVTITQEDIDELGVTGKPQTGKITYHELKEKGVYQVKRYPEDNYGYIAYEDFVRDPENNPLSSESGKLEIYSRTLAKTINDMGFSTIQPIPSYIKPAGGFEDTFQEWESKAKGEYPYQVINPHYLRRSHSVFDNVKWLQEAWPNPVFLNTNDARDTGLADGDTVLITSPYGKILRNACLTERVRPGVVALPHGAWVDMDEKTGIDVGGADNILSGQIPTGQGVSGFNTGIARIEKYTESQLIPDVEKAARIVFQEGV; encoded by the coding sequence ATGTCAAGCTTTCTAAAAAAAGTAACGGATAAAACGATAAGCCGCAGGAATTTCTTAAAAGCAACTGCGGCGGGTACTGCCGGCTTGGCGCTGACTGGTTGCGGGAGTGTCTTAGCACCGGCGGGGGGAAAGGTCAATGGGTTAGGAGAGGAGCAGGGAGAATGGATCCCGGCAGCCTGCTGGCACAATTGTGGTGGACGATGTTTGAACAAAGCACTGGTGGTGGATGGGGTAGTCATGCGCCAGAAAACGGACGATACCCATGAAGATTCCCCGGATTATCCACAACAGAGAGGATGTTTGCGAGGACGCTCGCAACGCCAGCAGGTCTTTGGCGCGGATCGGTTGAAATATCCCATGAAACGTAAACATTGGCAGCCTGGCGGAGGGGATAAATCCCTGCGCGGCCAGGATGAATGGGAGCGGATCAGCTGGGATGAGGCCTTGGCTTATATTGCCGATGAATTGAAGCGGGTGAAAAAAGACTATGGCAACCGATCGATTCTGCATATCGGCGGATGGAGCAGCCGAATTACGGATATTTCGAGAACCTTAGGATTATTCGGAGGATATTGTGAATACTGGAATACCAATTCCTTTGGCAGTTGGGCCATGACTCCTAAAACTGTTGGCTTTATGCAATTAGGAGTATGGGATCAGACGGTTAACGATCGTTTTGATCTGCGGAACTGTGAGACCATTATCATGCTCAGCATGAATCCGGCCTGGAGTGCCATGGGAAGTTCCAGTTGGCACTATAGGCAAGCCAAGAAAGCCGGAGCGAAATTTATCGGGATTGACCCCTTCTTCAATGCTACCTATTCCATGTTGGGTGCCCAGTGGGTACCGGTCCGACCAAGTACGGACGCAGCCTTGCTGCTAGCCATTGCCTATGTGCTCATTACCAAAGATCACCCGACCCTTAATCCTTTGCTTGATTGGGAGTTTTTAAATAAGTGTGCTGTTGGCTTTGATGCTGAGCATATGCCGCAAGGTGAAGATCCTAAAGGAAATTTCAAGGACTATGTGCTGGGAACTTACGATGGTATCCCTAAAACACCGGCATGGGCCAGTGAAATTTGCGGAGTGGCTGAAGATCAGATCGAGCAATTAGCGTTGGAGTTCAGAAAAGATAAAAAGGTAGCCTTCATCTGCGGAATGGCTTCCGGAAGGACCAGAAATTCGGATAACCTGCCCCAATTGATTATGACCATCGGAGCCATGACCGGCCATATGGGCAAATCCGGACATATGACCGGCAGCACCATGCATGCAACATCCGGCAATGGGGGCCCGGCTCTGGTGTGTGCCGGTTCCAACGGCCTGCCGGGAATCCCTAATCCTGTCGATGACAGCATTAATGCAGGCCAGGTCTGGGACGCGATCCTCAACGGCAAATACAACTTCACCGGAAGCGGGGACTTCACTTCAGCCGACCAATACCAGCCCGGTGTAGAAAGGGATATTGATATCCGGATCATTTATCATTCAGGCGGTGCGACGTTGCAGACCAGCGATGGCATGAGCAAAGGGATCGAAGCCCATCGCAAGGTGGATCTGGTTGTCTCTCATTCTCAATTCGTCACCACGAATTCCAAGTATGCGGATATTGTCCTTCCGGTGACGACGGAGTGGGAGAAAATCGGCGGTTTCTCCGGGGGGACCTTGGTGCACAGCGGCAACCGTGAAATGATTATTATGTATTCCCAAATCTCGGAACCCCTTTACGAAGCCAGGAGTGATCAATGGATCGCCATTGAACTGGCCAAGAAGCTGGGAATCGATGAAAAAGCAGCCTTCCCCTTTGATGAGAAGCAGCAGTTCTTTAATGCCTTGGCCAGCACGACAGTGGTCAATGAAGATGGGAAATCCTTTGGGCCCTTAGTGACCATAACCCAGGAAGATATTGATGAATTAGGGGTGACCGGCAAACCGCAAACCGGAAAAATCACTTATCATGAACTCAAGGAAAAGGGAGTATACCAAGTTAAACGCTATCCAGAGGATAATTATGGGTATATTGCCTATGAAGATTTTGTCCGGGATCCCGAAAATAACCCCTTAAGCTCGGAAAGCGGCAAGCTGGAAATCTATAGCCGAACCTTGGCGAAAACCATCAATGACATGGGATTCAGTACGATTCAGCCGATTCCATCCTATATCAAACCTGCCGGCGGATTTGAAGATACCTTCCAGGAATGGGAGAGTAAAGCCAAAGGGGAATATCCTTATCAGGTGATCAATCCTCATTACCTGCGCCGTTCCCACTCTGTCTTTGATAATGTCAAATGGCTGCAGGAAGCTTGGCCTAATCCGGTTTTCCTCAATACCAACGACGCCAGGGACACTGGTCTTGCTGATGGGGATACGGTTCTGATTACCAGCCCCTATGGAAAAATCTTAAGAAATGCCTGCCTTACAGAACGAGTAAGACCCGGAGTCGTTGCTCTGCCTCATGGCGCCTGGGTGGACATGGATGAAAAAACAGGAATCGATGTAGGTGGTGCGGATAATATCCTCAGCGGCCAAATTCCGACCGGACAGGGAGTTTCAGGGTTTAATACCGGGATTGCCAGGATTGAGAAATACACAGAATCCCAACTTATTCCCGATGTAGAAAAAGCAGCAAGAATCGTATTCCAGGAAGGGGTGTAA
- a CDS encoding 4Fe-4S dicluster domain-containing protein: protein MGKKGFYFDMEACIGCRTCQIACKDKNNNDIGVLYRRVKNFETGVYPRPDAFNYSSSCNHCAEAKCVKGCPTGAMHYAEDGTVQHDKDKCIGCKYCIWNCPYGAPQFIEESGIVGKCDSCKGLRDRGENPACVDACIMRCLEFGDLDELKAKYGDRFVQELPILPSAKLTNPSVLIKPKDCALDSNSREKEV, encoded by the coding sequence ATGGGTAAAAAGGGTTTTTACTTTGATATGGAAGCCTGCATCGGCTGTCGCACTTGCCAGATTGCCTGCAAAGATAAAAATAATAACGATATTGGCGTGTTATACCGCCGGGTAAAGAATTTTGAGACCGGCGTTTATCCACGACCTGATGCTTTTAACTATTCCTCTTCCTGCAACCACTGTGCCGAGGCCAAATGTGTCAAAGGGTGCCCCACCGGCGCCATGCATTATGCAGAAGATGGTACTGTGCAGCATGATAAGGATAAATGCATCGGCTGTAAATATTGCATCTGGAACTGCCCCTATGGCGCACCTCAATTCATTGAAGAAAGCGGCATCGTGGGGAAATGCGACAGCTGCAAGGGGCTACGTGACCGCGGAGAAAACCCAGCCTGTGTGGATGCCTGTATTATGCGGTGTCTGGAATTTGGGGACTTAGATGAACTTAAGGCAAAGTATGGCGACCGCTTTGTTCAGGAATTGCCCATTTTGCCGTCAGCAAAGCTTACGAATCCATCAGTGCTGATTAAGCCCAAAGATTGTGCTTTAGACTCCAATTCTCGTGAAAAAGAGGTGTAA